GATCTGGTGCAGGTTCAGATTATCCAAAAACACGCCGATACCGGAGTTGTCATAGAGATGGCAATCGCTGATGAGCACGTTGCGGTTGCGCGGTGTCAGGCGGATGCCGTGGCGGCATTTGCTGACCACCAACCGATGAAAGGTGACCTGCATGGTGCCCCCCACTTCCACGCCATCGGCCTCAGGATGGCCGCCGAAGATTTCAAAGCCGCTGATCATCGGCGTACGCTCCTGGGCCCAGACTTCCGGCTTCAGTGAAGACGGGGCCGCCGTGCCTTCATGGTGGCCCGTCACGCGAAAGGCGGGGCCCGCACCCGTCATGATGAATCGGGCCGTGCCGTCGCTGGACAGTCCAATCAGGCCAGTCTTGGAAAGATCCACCTCAATGGTCTGGCTCAGCTTGTAGGTGCCCTTGGGGAAAACTAGGCTGCCTTTTTCCAGCACGGCTTTCTGAATGGCGGCCGTATCGTCTGCCTGTCCATCGCCCTTGACTCCCAGGGTCAGAACATTGGTCTGGGCAACGGCGAAGGAAGTAGTGGCAAGGAGCAGAAAAAGACAGCGTAACATCTGACTTAAACGCGGCTCATTGCCGAAATTCACATACGACAATGCTGCCGACGAATGATTTTGTGAGAATTAGACATTTTACTCCATAATTAGAAATTCAATTCTAAGGATGAAGCCATTCAAAAAAAACAAATAGCACATGCCCACACAGCCTTCACAAACCACCATTCGGAAACTATTCGCATTATCGATGAATCGTTGCGCTTTTGATGATTGTAAGATTAGCGTAGTGGATTTTAAGACCAACACTATTCTTGCAGAAGTTTGTCATATCCATGCTCAAAATCCTGGGGGGCCGCGTTATGATGGCACTCAAACACCAGAGCAGCGACACGGGTCTGACAATTTGATCATCCTTTGTAGTTCTCATCATAAGATCATAGATTCTCCTGAAAATGAGAAAATCTATACCTCAGATAAACTCAAAGAAATGAAATTAAATCATGAAGCAAGATCTGCTCACACCTCTATGCAGCTCCCCAATCTAACAGAAGACTTAATTCATAAATTAATTCATACAGTTAATACATACGAAAGCAACTCTACGCACATGGATTTTCGGAATTCAAAATTCAGTGCAGGAGGAGAAGGTGGACACTTTGGTGGAGCAGGAGGAAATGGAGGAGTTATTCAGATAATAGGTTCTACTAACATCCCTGCTAATACTGAATTTAATGCGTCGGGTGAAAAAGGTAAAACCTACGGAGGCGGAGGCGGAGGAGGCGGCAGCATCCATTTTCGAGGAAGGGAAGCCGTAGAAAAAGACATTGAATCAGGATTGAAAATTTCAAGTTTTTTCCTAGCTGATGCAGCTCGCAAAGAAGACTTAATAAACGTACTTGGTGGATGCTGGTCTCATTACAAAGTGAATAATTTGCCTTCAAGCATATTAATCAATTTAGTTTACATAGTTGAATTTGGAAAATTGACGAAAAATTCATTAATTCAGTTCAAATTTGAATCAATTAATCCAAATGGAAATATTCAAGCTCATGGATATGAAGACATTCCAATTCCAGGAGGCGAAAACTTAACTTCAAGGTCTCCATTTTTTAAAATCTTTCCAATAGATATAGATTCAATCGGAGTGTGGTCTCTTTTAATTAAGTCAGGGTCAATACTATTAGCCCAACATGATATTGAGTTTAGACTCTGTGAACCGGCACAGTAAAATAAGGCTATCCTTAACGACGGCGACGCCCCAAAAGGGCCATCGCACCGAGCATGAGCAGCAGGACACGGCTCGGCTCGGGGATAAAGACAATGACAAGGCTGCCCGTGCTGGTGAACTGGCTGACATCCCAAATGTAGCCCGTGCCACTGATGTCTGGAAGATTGAACTGGCCCAGATTGTCGCCCGAACCGTCGCGGTTCATCCCGACATCAAAGCCGGTGAAGTTGGTGGAGACCAGAGTCGCCCAGTCCAGCAGATTGAAGATCTGGCCTGCGACCGGGGTAAAACCAGAAGAGCTGACCGTGATGTTGCCGCTGAACGTCAGCGAGGAGCCGCTGCCGCCATTGAAAACGAGGCGGTCATGATCACCGCTGCCAGTGATGCCCTGCACGTAGGTTTGGTAACCGGGAGAACCCACGGCATTGCCACCAAAGTTGGGATCCAGCACGCCCTGGTTGGTGGCGCTGGTGATGCTGAGTTCGATGCCGGAGCTCGTGGCAAAATCATAGGTCCCCACGCCGGATGCGGGCGTGAAGGTGAGCGTGCCATTGCCCGTGGTTGAACCCGTGATGATGTTACCGCCCTGGAGACCTGCGCCCTCAAGCAAAGAGAAATTGGAAGCCTGAACGGTGCCTGTGCCGACCAACTGCGCCCCATAAGATACAAAGGTCGCCCCGGTGCCGGTGAACCCACCCGTGGCCACATCGAGGGTGCCTGCCAGCACTTCCGTCGTGCCACTGTGGGTATTCGAAGCACTGCCCAGCACCAGAGTGCCGAAGCCGGTCTTGTCAAAATCGCCCGTGCCTGTGACGGCATTCTGAACGGTCAAGGTCCGGGTGGCTTCCACTTCGATCGTGCCGCCGTTCGGACCAAAGGTGATGCCACGGTTTGCATCATCCATGACAAAGGAATTGTAGGCCGTGAGGGTGCCACCGTTCAAAGTGAGATGGGCGGCATTGAAAGCGGCGGGATTGGAGCCCAGATTGCCTTCATTGTTCAGGCGCAGCTTGCCCGCGTTCACCGTCGTGGTGCCTGTGATGGAGCCAGCCGTGGTCGTCGCTTCTGTGCTGGTAGAACCGGTCAGGGTCAAGGTGCCCGGACCATTTTTGACGATGTTCACATCGTATTCATTGGTGCGACGCTGGAAGTGGTTCACCGTCGTGTTGCCCGTGCCGCTGAAGATGATATCCAGGGAGGTTGTCGCGCTCCCGGAGAGCCGGTGGTACATCATCGCGTTCGTGAAGGTCAGAGTACCATTGTTGACGATGTTGTAGGCGGGAGCGGTGCCATTGGCCAGACGGAGCTGGGCATTGAAGACCTGGGTGCCGCCCAGAACTTCCAAGGTGTCCCCATAGGAATACAACACTCCTCCGGTGCCTGTATTGACGACGAAGTTCTGTTCACCGCTGAAGTAGAGGCTGCGAACGTTTCGGTCCCCATCAATCGCAGTCGTTAAGTTGCTGGCCAAGCCTTGGAAAAAGACGTCGGTGCTGGGAGAGGGAACCGTGCCGACCTCCCAATTTTCCCCGTTCGCCCAGGAGCCATCGACATCGCCCTGCCAAGTGTGGTTGAACGCGGTTTTGTTGATCGAAATGGTCCCATCGGTGAGGAAGTTGTCGGTCACCCAGCCATAGCCGCTGGGCAGAGTTCCGGCATTGGCAAAGTCGAAGGTAAAATTCCCCGTCTTGGTGGCGGAGCCGATGCCCGTCCAGTCAATGAGCTGCCAGATCCCATTACGCCAGGGGAGGTGGGAACCGGAAACATCCGCCACCGAAATGATGCCGCCAAGGGTGATGGTGGATGCCTGGGTGGTGAGGCTGAGCAGATCCGACTGCCCCAGAGTGGCAGCCCCGGCGTTGCTGAAGAGATCAAACTGAAGCGTGCCCGCGAGTGTGATCGCGACATTGGTGGCCCCGCCCAGGCGGAGATTCGAAACCTGGCCCAGGTAACCCGCGCTGCCTGCCACACTATTCGCCAACTGATGCGTATTCCCCACCATCAGACGGGTACCAGAGGCGATGGTGATGCTGGCTCCCGTGCCGCCGCTGATGATGCCCGTGCCACCCAGGGTGCCGGTGCCGCTGGTGATGACATTGCCCGTACCCGTGGCGGAACCAGTGGTATTGGTAGCCAGCAGGGTGCCTGCGCTGATGAGAGTACCACGGGAATAATTATTGGCGGCAGAAAGTGCCCAGGTGCCGGTGCCCGTCTTGGTGAGCTGCAGGGCGATCGTGGCACTGGCATTTGTATTGGTTCCGCCGATGACGCCGCTCATCACACCATTGCCCACGCCGTGCAGATTAAGGCTAGAGACATGGGCTGCATCGGTGCTGGTGGAGCGGACCGTACCGCTGAGGGTCAGCGTCTGTCCGGCCACGGTGTTGTCAATGCGGGCATTACCACTGTTGGTGCCGTTGCCGTTGGAAAGGCGGATGTCGCGATCACTGGAGCCACCGTTTGCGCCGGTAAACTCAATGCGACCAATGGTGCCGCTATTTTGTCCCAGGGTGATCAGGGTACCTGCGCCCATGGCCGAATTGACCCCTTTATTGCCAAGGGTGGCAAAGCGGAACGCCCCATCGGAAATGCTGATGTTCCCCAAAAAGCTGTTGGCATTATTGTTCAGAAAGACCGTACCGCTGTCGGTGCGGTTCAGACCGCCTGTGCCAGAGATCAACCCATCGATGATGAAGTTCTGGGAGCCACGGAAGGTCAGGGTTCCCGGCAGCAAAACGCTGCCAGTCAGAGTCAATGCCCCGGAGCCCTGATTGTAAAAGGAACCACCGCCTGTGATGGTACGATCCGTCGAGGCAGCCGCACCTGTGTATTTCACATGAGAGTTGGCCCCGACAGTGAAGCCGCTACCCGCGCCAACGGCGCTATTAGAGCCAGCATTTGCGATGCTGGAGAAGAGAAGCGTGGCATTGGTCACCACCGTATTGCCGGTATAACTGTTGGCATCGTTGATGATACGCCAGACGCCGCGCTGACCGCCGTTGACTCCATTCACAGAAACCGAAAGTCCGCCCAGGGCACCGCCATTGGAGATGAGGCCGCTCACGGTGTTCCCGGAGGCATCGTTGCTGCGGTTACCGATGGTAGTGTTCAAGTTCAGCGCGATGGTCGAGGTGGTGGTGCCACCGCTGATGTTGCCCGTGATGTTCAGCTTGTAGGTGCCAGGGTCCGCATCGGCGCTCGTCGCATTATTGGCGATGGTGTAGGTGCCTGCCGTGGTGCCGCTGGCAGCCTCCAGGATGAGGGGGGCATTGATGGTCGTCGTGGTGAGGGTCCCGGAAGACACCGTCAAGCTACCACCGCTGCTCAGACGCAGAGCTTCGCCGGCATTGGGCCCGGCACTGCCCAGGGTGTATAGCCCGGCTGTATTGGTGCCATTGAAGGTCAGGCTGCGGAGGTTTCTTCCCGCATCAATGGTGATCAGCGTTTCCGCCGTGGTGCTGCCAAAGGTGGCCGTGTCTGCACTGGTGGTCCCTGTGGTCTGGCCGGGGGCTACCCCGCCCGTCCAGTTACCCGGAACTGCCCAACTTTGAGTGCCCGTCTGGGCCGGATTCCAGGTGCCATTCACCACCTGGGCGGAAGCAGAAAGGCTGGCCAGAAAAACCAAAAGGCAAGGCAACCACCATCGGCCCACAACTCCCGCTGGGAGGGTTCGACCTAAATGCAAAGTGGAGGCATGGTCGCCCATGCTCCTGAAGAGCTGACTGATGTGCATGGTGCCGCGAGGGGGGAAGCGAACGTTTGTCTGCCCTGGCAGGGGGTTGGAAAGGCAGACGCACATGATAACGCGTCCGTTTTGGCCATGCAAAGAGGAATTCCTTTATGTGCGCCCTGTGTCAGGCTGGCAAAAAGCACCGCAGAAACCTATTTTTAAATCATTCGGCCATCTACGGTGTCAAATCTGAGGAATTCCAACCATGCCAACTCCCAACATTCAAGACAAGGAAGGTCGTGCTGGCAGCAGTGCCGCCCCCCTTCCCCACCCCCCACCTCAGGCCCCGAGCGAAAAACAAATCCAGCAGGCTTTCTGCGGTCACTTGGTGGACCGCGCCATGTTGCAGGGGCCGAACCGACGGCTGACGGAACTGCGGTTGCTCTTTTCCGTGGTGACCGATTTTTTGCGCGGTTTTCGCGGCCTGCATTTTGTGGGCCCCTGCATCACCGTCTTT
The sequence above is a segment of the Prosthecobacter algae genome. Coding sequences within it:
- a CDS encoding beta strand repeat-containing protein, with amino-acid sequence MPCLLVFLASLSASAQVVNGTWNPAQTGTQSWAVPGNWTGGVAPGQTTGTTSADTATFGSTTAETLITIDAGRNLRSLTFNGTNTAGLYTLGSAGPNAGEALRLSSGGSLTVSSGTLTTTTINAPLILEAASGTTAGTYTIANNATSADADPGTYKLNITGNISGGTTTSTIALNLNTTIGNRSNDASGNTVSGLISNGGALGGLSVSVNGVNGGQRGVWRIINDANSYTGNTVVTNATLLFSSIANAGSNSAVGAGSGFTVGANSHVKYTGAAASTDRTITGGGSFYNQGSGALTLTGSVLLPGTLTFRGSQNFIIDGLISGTGGLNRTDSGTVFLNNNANSFLGNISISDGAFRFATLGNKGVNSAMGAGTLITLGQNSGTIGRIEFTGANGGSSDRDIRLSNGNGTNSGNARIDNTVAGQTLTLSGTVRSTSTDAAHVSSLNLHGVGNGVMSGVIGGTNTNASATIALQLTKTGTGTWALSAANNYSRGTLISAGTLLATNTTGSATGTGNVITSGTGTLGGTGIISGGTGASITIASGTRLMVGNTHQLANSVAGSAGYLGQVSNLRLGGATNVAITLAGTLQFDLFSNAGAATLGQSDLLSLTTQASTITLGGIISVADVSGSHLPWRNGIWQLIDWTGIGSATKTGNFTFDFANAGTLPSGYGWVTDNFLTDGTISINKTAFNHTWQGDVDGSWANGENWEVGTVPSPSTDVFFQGLASNLTTAIDGDRNVRSLYFSGEQNFVVNTGTGGVLYSYGDTLEVLGGTQVFNAQLRLANGTAPAYNIVNNGTLTFTNAMMYHRLSGSATTSLDIIFSGTGNTTVNHFQRRTNEYDVNIVKNGPGTLTLTGSTSTEATTTAGSITGTTTVNAGKLRLNNEGNLGSNPAAFNAAHLTLNGGTLTAYNSFVMDDANRGITFGPNGGTIEVEATRTLTVQNAVTGTGDFDKTGFGTLVLGSASNTHSGTTEVLAGTLDVATGGFTGTGATFVSYGAQLVGTGTVQASNFSLLEGAGLQGGNIITGSTTGNGTLTFTPASGVGTYDFATSSGIELSITSATNQGVLDPNFGGNAVGSPGYQTYVQGITGSGDHDRLVFNGGSGSSLTFSGNITVSSSGFTPVAGQIFNLLDWATLVSTNFTGFDVGMNRDGSGDNLGQFNLPDISGTGYIWDVSQFTSTGSLVIVFIPEPSRVLLLMLGAMALLGRRRR